In one Polynucleobacter sp. JS-JIR-5-A7 genomic region, the following are encoded:
- a CDS encoding 3-hydroxyacyl-CoA dehydrogenase family protein → MKSVAVIGTGIMGAGIAAGFIAKNIPVVILGRSKDKADACLDKAIALAKKIGVDGDNATKDEADMKKQQFVGVLEEWQDWGNFSWVIETVAENLELKQQIFQYLDQVVPENIPIGSNSSGFPISKIAEGLKTAKRMMGAHYFMPAEVVPLVEIVMGQKTAIQFAEQACELYKAIGKKPVLVKKDIPGFLANRIQHALMREALSLVQEGIATPEDIDDAVRYSFGFRYAAVGPMTQKEISGWDGMANAAKEIYPSLSNITTLPPKVVQLMADGKTGMKAGEGFRKWTPEEIKTVSDSYSKRLKAAFDVLNIE, encoded by the coding sequence ATGAAATCTGTAGCTGTTATCGGAACCGGAATAATGGGTGCTGGCATTGCAGCCGGCTTTATTGCCAAAAATATCCCAGTGGTTATTTTAGGTAGATCAAAAGACAAGGCTGATGCTTGCTTGGATAAAGCCATCGCTCTGGCAAAAAAAATTGGCGTGGATGGAGACAATGCCACCAAAGATGAAGCTGACATGAAGAAGCAGCAATTCGTTGGAGTCTTAGAGGAATGGCAAGATTGGGGCAACTTTTCTTGGGTGATTGAGACCGTGGCTGAGAACTTAGAACTCAAGCAACAGATATTCCAATATCTTGATCAAGTGGTGCCAGAAAATATTCCGATTGGTAGCAATAGCTCTGGCTTCCCCATCAGCAAAATTGCAGAGGGACTCAAGACTGCCAAGCGCATGATGGGTGCTCACTATTTCATGCCAGCAGAAGTCGTACCTTTAGTTGAAATCGTCATGGGACAAAAGACTGCCATCCAATTTGCGGAGCAAGCTTGCGAGCTTTATAAGGCCATAGGCAAGAAGCCTGTCTTGGTCAAAAAAGATATCCCCGGATTTTTAGCCAATCGTATTCAACATGCATTAATGAGAGAGGCCCTCTCGCTAGTTCAGGAGGGTATCGCGACACCGGAAGATATTGATGATGCAGTGAGATATAGCTTTGGTTTCCGCTATGCTGCCGTTGGACCCATGACACAAAAAGAAATTTCAGGTTGGGATGGCATGGCTAATGCCGCTAAAGAGATTTACCCATCACTTTCTAATATCACCACCTTGCCACCTAAAGTTGTTCAACTCATGGCCGATGGAAAAACGGGCATGAAAGCAGGCGAAGGCTTTAGGAAGTGGACCCCAGAAGAAATTAAAACCGTTTCAGACTCCTACTCCAAGAGATTAAAAGCTGCTTTTGATGTTCTTAATATTGAATGA
- a CDS encoding YaeQ family protein, whose translation MALRATIHKVDLHVADSDRHYYGSHSLTIAKHPSETEERMMVRIIAFALQAHEDLVFTKGLSDTDEPDLWIKDLTDAIKLWIEIGQPDERRILKACGRADEVVVYCYGGHTSKIWWDGIANKLNRARNLQVISIPAEQAKELNKLVERSMVIHVNIQDGEAYISSDQGQVTITPEIWRSNQS comes from the coding sequence ATGGCTCTCCGCGCAACTATTCATAAAGTCGACCTTCATGTCGCAGATTCAGACCGCCACTACTATGGTAGTCATTCTCTAACCATCGCAAAGCACCCCTCTGAAACTGAGGAACGAATGATGGTCAGAATCATCGCTTTTGCATTACAGGCCCATGAAGACCTCGTCTTCACTAAAGGCTTGAGCGATACCGATGAACCTGATTTATGGATTAAAGATCTGACAGATGCTATTAAGCTCTGGATTGAAATTGGTCAACCCGATGAACGGCGCATTCTCAAAGCTTGTGGAAGGGCAGACGAAGTCGTTGTGTATTGCTATGGTGGACATACTAGCAAAATCTGGTGGGATGGCATTGCCAACAAACTAAATCGTGCTCGCAATCTACAAGTCATTTCCATTCCCGCAGAACAGGCTAAAGAGCTCAATAAGCTGGTTGAGCGCAGCATGGTCATCCACGTCAATATTCAAGATGGTGAAGCCTATATTTCGTCCGATCAAGGCCAGGTGACCATCACCCCAGAAATCTGGCGCTCCAATCAAAGCTAG
- a CDS encoding DnaJ C-terminal domain-containing protein, which produces MKFRDYYETLGVARTATEAEIKTAYRKLARKYHPDVNKEAGAEEQFKEIGEAYAVLKDTEKRAAYDRFGANWKNGQDFTPPPNWNEGFEYSDTDYGGGHPGYGGGFEGDQSEFFESLFGRGKHRQGGRGSNSGNPRQGMNFKGQDHHAKILIDLADAYNGAKRTIALHMPTQDASGHVTTQERKLDVSIPKGIKAGQNLRLSGQGGPGIGEGPAGDLYLEIEFHQSPIYRVDGKDVFIDIPLAPWEAALGTTVNIPTPAGSTLELKIPAGTVAGRKMRLKGKGIPSAEPGDLFVVPTIALPPADSDAHKEAYQAFEKAFDFNPRTHLKG; this is translated from the coding sequence ATGAAATTTAGGGATTACTACGAAACCCTCGGTGTTGCACGGACGGCCACCGAGGCAGAAATCAAAACAGCTTACCGAAAGTTAGCTCGCAAATATCACCCAGATGTGAATAAAGAGGCTGGTGCTGAAGAGCAGTTCAAAGAAATTGGCGAAGCTTACGCAGTCTTAAAAGATACCGAGAAGCGTGCTGCCTATGATCGCTTTGGTGCTAACTGGAAAAACGGTCAAGACTTCACGCCTCCCCCAAATTGGAATGAAGGCTTTGAATATTCTGATACCGACTATGGTGGCGGTCACCCTGGCTATGGTGGCGGCTTCGAGGGTGATCAAAGTGAATTCTTTGAATCTCTTTTTGGTAGAGGCAAGCATCGCCAAGGTGGACGAGGCAGTAACAGCGGTAATCCACGCCAAGGCATGAATTTCAAAGGTCAAGATCATCACGCCAAAATTTTGATTGATCTTGCTGACGCCTATAACGGCGCCAAGCGGACGATTGCCTTACACATGCCGACCCAAGATGCGAGTGGGCATGTCACTACGCAAGAACGCAAACTCGATGTCAGCATTCCGAAGGGAATTAAAGCTGGGCAAAACCTCAGGCTCTCCGGCCAAGGTGGACCTGGAATTGGCGAAGGGCCAGCGGGTGATCTCTATCTCGAAATTGAATTCCACCAAAGCCCGATCTATCGCGTGGATGGAAAAGATGTATTCATCGATATTCCTTTAGCACCATGGGAAGCCGCCTTAGGCACAACAGTGAATATCCCCACTCCTGCAGGCTCTACCTTAGAACTGAAGATTCCTGCAGGCACTGTGGCTGGCCGCAAGATGCGCCTTAAAGGTAAAGGTATTCCAAGTGCTGAACCGGGTGATCTGTTTGTTGTCCCAACCATTGCACTACCACCTGCAGATAGTGACGCCCACAAAGAGGCTTATCAAGCTTTTGAAAAGGCTTTTGATTTCAACCCCAGAACCCATTTGAAGGGATGA
- a CDS encoding ATP-binding protein, giving the protein MICKLTPNAPRLILFAGHAGTGKSTLAKKALPLIIEKTGEDFFFLDKDTVYGAYSAHVMQLTTQNPNDRDSPYYLENLRDWEYQGLLDIARENLLLGVNVILVGPFSKEIHSGRMLNPEALGIPLQTSISIAWIDLDENEAKVRMQKRGDARDKWKLAHWDQYAQRRIDPPQHLSIMRFDNLHFDEANFEKLIGKLIKQ; this is encoded by the coding sequence ATGATCTGCAAACTCACCCCTAACGCACCCCGCCTGATCCTCTTTGCAGGGCACGCAGGGACTGGCAAGTCCACTTTAGCCAAAAAGGCACTTCCCCTCATTATTGAGAAAACAGGGGAGGACTTTTTCTTCTTGGATAAAGATACGGTCTATGGAGCTTATAGCGCCCATGTGATGCAACTTACCACCCAGAACCCCAATGATCGCGATAGCCCCTACTATCTTGAGAATCTGCGTGACTGGGAATATCAAGGCTTACTAGATATCGCCAGAGAAAACTTATTACTTGGAGTAAACGTGATTTTGGTGGGTCCCTTTTCGAAAGAAATACACAGCGGCAGGATGCTGAATCCAGAAGCATTGGGAATTCCACTCCAGACCAGCATATCCATTGCGTGGATTGATCTCGATGAGAATGAAGCAAAGGTTCGTATGCAAAAGCGTGGTGACGCTAGAGATAAATGGAAGTTAGCACACTGGGATCAATATGCCCAACGTAGAATTGATCCGCCTCAGCATCTTTCGATCATGCGCTTTGATAATCTCCACTTCGATGAAGCCAACTTTGAAAAACTGATTGGCAAATTAATCAAGCAATAA
- a CDS encoding ATP-binding cassette domain-containing protein, with the protein MALIVLTDAKLAFGHVDLLANTAFSLESGERVGLIGRNGTGKSSLLKILAGIEKMDDGLLQYQQGLRISYVPQEPIFDAEETVFEAVSKGVAEAKALREEYEALSVGEWDDAAHHRLDEVQSKLEALSGWNWEQRVHETLDRLHLDAEVKISTLSGGTKKRVALARALVEVPDVLLLDEPTNHLDLDSIAWLEELLKEYQGSVILITHDRAFLDNVCTQIVELDRGILRSYPGNFTQYEVLKDQELNAESLANARADKLLAQEEVWIRKGVEARRTRSVARIARLEKLRSSRAERRDAIGQVKLAVSAGDRSGKIVAELENVSKSYGRPIVKDFTATILRGDKVGLLGPNGAGKTTLLKLILGTIAPDSGTATMGTRIEVAYFDQMREGLDLNASLEDYISPGSEWIEINGNKKHVKSYLSDFLFAPERTNSPVSTLSGGERNRLLLARLFARPANVLVLDEPTNDLDIDTLDLLEQLLQDYKGTVFLVSHDRYFLDNVVTSIIANEGDGFWREYEGGYEDWKIQKARSDKIRAANSNQKSTPKAEVKSEPIVEVKSVAKPAAKSGVQKLNGKERQELETLPLEIEQFEIEQADIGIAMSNPDLYKNEPELAASMQARLSEITEQLEQKLQRWEQLLSRSES; encoded by the coding sequence ATGGCTTTAATCGTACTGACTGATGCAAAACTGGCTTTTGGCCATGTTGACCTCCTCGCAAATACCGCTTTTTCACTCGAATCTGGTGAACGTGTTGGCCTCATTGGCCGCAATGGCACAGGTAAATCGTCTTTATTGAAGATTTTGGCTGGTATTGAAAAAATGGATGATGGCTTGTTGCAATATCAACAAGGCTTGCGAATTTCTTACGTACCTCAAGAGCCGATCTTTGATGCTGAAGAAACCGTGTTTGAAGCAGTTTCAAAGGGTGTAGCTGAGGCTAAAGCCCTGCGCGAAGAGTACGAAGCCCTGAGCGTGGGCGAGTGGGATGACGCCGCTCACCATCGTTTAGACGAGGTGCAATCTAAGCTTGAGGCTTTGAGTGGCTGGAACTGGGAGCAGCGTGTTCATGAAACCTTAGACCGCTTGCATTTAGATGCCGAAGTCAAGATCAGCACTCTTTCTGGTGGCACAAAGAAGCGGGTGGCTCTAGCGCGTGCTTTAGTAGAGGTGCCTGATGTGCTGTTATTGGATGAGCCCACCAACCACTTGGATTTAGATTCGATTGCCTGGCTAGAAGAGCTCCTGAAAGAATATCAAGGCTCTGTCATTTTGATTACCCATGATCGTGCTTTCTTGGATAACGTTTGCACTCAAATTGTTGAGCTTGATCGCGGTATTTTAAGGAGCTACCCTGGTAATTTCACGCAATACGAAGTTCTTAAGGATCAAGAGCTAAATGCAGAATCCCTCGCTAATGCTCGTGCAGATAAATTACTAGCTCAAGAAGAAGTCTGGATTCGGAAAGGGGTCGAGGCGCGCCGCACACGCAGTGTGGCCCGAATCGCTCGCTTAGAAAAGTTACGCTCTAGTCGTGCGGAGCGCAGAGATGCGATCGGTCAAGTCAAGCTTGCAGTATCTGCTGGAGATCGCAGCGGCAAGATCGTTGCAGAACTAGAAAACGTGAGTAAATCTTACGGCAGACCGATTGTGAAAGATTTCACGGCAACCATCTTGCGTGGTGATAAGGTTGGATTACTTGGACCTAATGGCGCAGGCAAAACCACTTTGCTAAAACTCATTTTGGGCACGATTGCACCCGATTCTGGAACGGCAACGATGGGTACTCGTATTGAAGTGGCTTATTTTGACCAGATGCGGGAAGGTCTTGATCTCAATGCTTCTCTAGAGGATTACATTAGTCCGGGGAGCGAGTGGATTGAAATTAACGGCAATAAAAAACATGTCAAGAGTTATTTGAGCGATTTCTTATTCGCACCTGAGAGAACCAATTCCCCTGTCAGCACCTTATCTGGTGGTGAGCGTAACCGTCTTTTACTCGCACGTTTGTTTGCTCGCCCAGCCAACGTCTTGGTCTTGGATGAACCAACCAATGACTTAGATATCGATACCCTTGATTTGCTGGAGCAATTGTTACAAGACTATAAGGGTACGGTTTTCTTGGTGAGTCATGATCGTTATTTCTTGGATAACGTAGTGACCAGCATTATTGCTAATGAGGGTGATGGCTTCTGGCGTGAGTATGAAGGTGGCTATGAAGACTGGAAAATTCAAAAGGCGCGCTCTGACAAAATTCGTGCTGCAAACTCTAATCAAAAGTCTACCCCGAAGGCAGAAGTCAAGTCTGAGCCTATAGTAGAAGTAAAGTCAGTGGCTAAGCCAGCAGCCAAGAGTGGGGTGCAAAAACTCAATGGCAAAGAGCGTCAAGAGCTAGAGACCTTGCCTTTGGAAATTGAGCAATTCGAAATAGAGCAAGCCGATATTGGCATTGCCATGAGCAATCCTGATTTATATAAGAATGAACCAGAGTTAGCCGCCAGTATGCAAGCGCGCTTAAGTGAAATTACTGAGCAGTTAGAGCAAAAGTTACAGCGTTGGGAGCAACTCTTAAGTCGCTCTGAGTCCTAA
- a CDS encoding chaperone modulator CbpM: protein MTQINTTNITWIEGSVVENEVHMSIVELSHASRTPEDMIMSWVTEGVLSPTGSSPEDWRFGGDSLRRAKTAAHLSHDLELNVPGVALALNLLDEIAELRARLKRGD, encoded by the coding sequence ATGACGCAAATAAACACTACAAATATCACTTGGATTGAAGGTAGCGTGGTTGAAAACGAAGTACATATGAGCATTGTGGAGCTCTCACACGCTTCACGTACACCTGAGGACATGATCATGTCGTGGGTCACAGAAGGAGTTTTAAGTCCTACCGGCTCTTCCCCGGAGGATTGGCGTTTTGGTGGTGACTCTTTGAGAAGAGCTAAGACCGCAGCGCACCTGAGTCATGACTTAGAACTCAATGTTCCTGGCGTTGCTCTGGCTTTGAATCTTCTTGATGAAATTGCTGAGTTACGGGCTCGCCTGAAACGGGGCGATTGA
- a CDS encoding UxaA family hydrolase, whose protein sequence is MIEISEKRLIGPIIRLHPNDNIVVARIDIGIGAEVPSEGFTSRSQVPAGYKIAAKKILKGEPILKYNVTVGFANVDIEPGTMVHSHNTEFREFDRDYAYASEFKPTQMLPESERATFQGYVRPNGQVGTRNFIGILSTVNCSATVVNKIADWFTPERLKEFPNVDGVVAFSHDIGCGMEMSGEPMQLLRRTIAGYARHPNLAAALIVGLGCERNQLKGLMEQEDLKAGTNLHTFIMQESGGTRKTIEAGIEAVKALLPEANKAKRETVSASHLTVGLQCGGSDGFSSITANPALGAAIDILSRHGGTGILSETPEIYGVEHTLTRRAANQSVGEKLIKRIRWWKDEYSVGRDVQINGQVSPGNQIGGLANIFEKSLGSSMKGGTGPLMEVYRYAEPVTTKGFVFMDTPGFDPVSATGQIAGGANLIAFTTGRGSMFGSKPAPCIKLATNTPMYQRLTEDMDINCGEILDGTVSVQEMGQRIFELFLRTASGEPSKSELLGLGDYEFVPWQIGVMS, encoded by the coding sequence ATGATTGAAATTTCCGAAAAACGCCTGATCGGCCCGATCATTCGCTTACACCCAAACGACAACATAGTCGTGGCACGAATTGACATCGGCATTGGTGCTGAAGTGCCGAGCGAGGGCTTTACAAGTCGTAGCCAAGTGCCTGCAGGTTACAAGATAGCTGCCAAAAAGATTCTCAAGGGCGAGCCCATTCTGAAATACAACGTCACTGTAGGTTTCGCTAACGTCGATATTGAACCTGGCACCATGGTTCATAGCCACAATACAGAGTTCCGTGAATTTGATCGTGACTATGCCTATGCAAGCGAATTCAAGCCTACACAAATGTTGCCTGAGTCAGAGCGTGCCACTTTCCAAGGCTACGTCAGACCGAATGGTCAAGTAGGCACCCGCAATTTCATAGGCATCCTGTCAACCGTAAACTGCTCTGCAACGGTTGTGAACAAAATTGCGGATTGGTTTACACCCGAAAGATTAAAAGAGTTTCCGAATGTAGATGGTGTGGTGGCATTTAGCCATGATATCGGTTGCGGTATGGAAATGAGTGGTGAGCCCATGCAATTGCTACGCCGCACGATTGCTGGTTATGCACGCCACCCTAACCTCGCTGCTGCACTCATCGTCGGTTTAGGTTGTGAGCGCAATCAACTCAAAGGCTTGATGGAACAGGAAGACCTCAAGGCAGGAACAAACTTACATACCTTCATCATGCAAGAGTCTGGTGGCACTCGCAAAACAATTGAAGCGGGTATCGAGGCAGTGAAGGCTCTATTACCAGAAGCCAATAAAGCCAAACGAGAAACTGTTTCCGCCAGTCATCTGACTGTTGGCTTGCAATGCGGCGGTTCCGATGGCTTTTCTTCGATTACTGCCAATCCAGCATTAGGAGCAGCGATTGATATTTTGTCTCGTCATGGAGGTACTGGAATTTTGTCTGAGACGCCAGAGATCTATGGTGTTGAACATACCCTCACCCGCCGCGCAGCAAATCAATCGGTTGGCGAAAAACTCATCAAACGGATTCGTTGGTGGAAAGATGAGTACTCAGTAGGTCGCGATGTACAAATTAATGGTCAAGTGAGCCCAGGCAATCAAATTGGTGGTCTCGCCAATATTTTTGAGAAGTCTCTAGGTTCCTCTATGAAGGGTGGCACTGGCCCACTCATGGAAGTCTACCGATACGCAGAACCAGTTACGACTAAGGGGTTTGTCTTTATGGATACTCCTGGATTTGATCCAGTTTCTGCTACCGGACAAATTGCCGGCGGCGCTAATCTCATCGCTTTCACGACTGGTCGTGGATCGATGTTCGGTTCTAAGCCCGCTCCTTGTATCAAACTGGCTACGAATACCCCAATGTATCAGCGACTTACCGAAGACATGGACATTAATTGCGGGGAAATATTGGATGGCACGGTCTCGGTTCAGGAGATGGGTCAACGCATTTTTGAATTGTTCCTCAGAACTGCCTCAGGCGAACCCTCCAAGAGCGAGCTTTTAGGCTTAGGAGATTATGAGTTTGTCCCCTGGCAAATTGGTGTCATGAGCTAA
- a CDS encoding tripartite tricarboxylate transporter substrate binding protein, translating into MRKIFLALSLVTMSFAISSQAQSYPTQPIKLIIPFAAGGPSDVLARGFAPKLGDNLGQPIIIENKPGAGANLAAEYVANAKPDGYTLFLMMVGTQAINETLYKKLNYNLIKDFAPVSLVASSSLLFVANPSAPFKTIPELITYAKANPNKVSFGSSGAGTPLHLGGELFNTQAGTDILHVPYKGAAPALTDVLGGQIETALVGTPAALPYVRSGKLIPLGITSLKRSPSAPEIPAISEYLPKFEVELVYAIVAPANTPKSVVDKLNSQLISVLNNPEIKGQINGKGFEIITSTPNQLGEYIKSEVAKWGPIVKKSGATAE; encoded by the coding sequence ATGAGAAAAATCTTTTTAGCATTGTCGCTGGTCACTATGAGCTTTGCCATAAGCTCACAGGCACAGAGCTACCCTACTCAACCCATCAAATTGATCATTCCATTTGCTGCTGGCGGTCCTTCAGATGTTTTGGCAAGAGGTTTTGCACCTAAGCTGGGTGACAATCTTGGTCAGCCCATCATTATTGAAAACAAACCAGGTGCTGGCGCTAACCTAGCAGCCGAATATGTTGCTAACGCCAAACCAGATGGATACACCCTCTTTCTCATGATGGTAGGTACACAAGCGATTAACGAAACTTTATACAAAAAGTTAAATTACAACCTGATTAAAGACTTTGCACCAGTAAGCCTAGTCGCTTCTTCATCTTTACTATTTGTAGCAAACCCTTCCGCACCTTTCAAGACTATTCCTGAATTGATTACTTACGCTAAAGCTAACCCAAATAAGGTGAGCTTTGGTTCATCGGGAGCTGGCACACCGCTTCACCTTGGTGGCGAGCTCTTTAATACTCAGGCAGGCACTGATATTCTGCACGTGCCTTACAAAGGTGCTGCACCGGCATTAACAGATGTGCTTGGCGGTCAAATTGAGACTGCGCTGGTAGGTACTCCAGCTGCACTCCCCTATGTTCGCTCTGGAAAATTAATTCCTCTAGGCATTACGAGCCTAAAACGCTCCCCTAGCGCTCCTGAGATTCCAGCGATTTCAGAATACTTACCAAAATTTGAAGTAGAGCTCGTGTATGCAATCGTAGCACCAGCAAATACACCAAAATCAGTAGTTGACAAACTCAACTCTCAACTCATTAGCGTTCTGAATAATCCAGAAATCAAAGGCCAAATCAATGGCAAAGGATTTGAAATCATCACCAGCACACCCAATCAATTAGGCGAATACATTAAGTCTGAGGTTGCTAAGTGGGGTCCGATTGTGAAGAAATCTGGCGCGACTGCTGAATAA
- a CDS encoding mandelate racemase/muconate lactonizing enzyme family protein: MKITQATIFPLSIPLIEPIKMAKELIVDAKTVLICLTDDEGRQGWGEASVAPLMTGETLDSLLASVKYLVESARAIDWSDPALFSTSCDAILYGNPSAKSCLEMALLDLYTQKKSISLWKYLHTLNSDALTSAPADLPLLRMLGGSLEKEMADAKSFREAGFKHWKIKIGSLSLEEDLHRVKLLSELLEGDVISVDANGAMSLDNAIRFCESTQASKLSFAEQLIHADSPLADFVLLKQRSPIPIGLDESIHGSNEIEEFRKANALDGASLKLIKTGGVLEAWKCAQLLRSNNLKLNLACKVAETSLSGAATAAVGFAIGEAPWGFSMSNQYLRFDICDQALIAKHGHLDVHQLNSTGVGITPNLDRVKDTVAQAYSIIQY; this comes from the coding sequence ATGAAAATTACTCAGGCGACAATCTTTCCGCTGTCAATACCGCTGATAGAGCCCATCAAAATGGCCAAAGAGCTGATTGTGGATGCCAAAACCGTATTAATTTGTTTAACGGATGATGAGGGGCGCCAAGGCTGGGGTGAGGCTTCTGTTGCACCACTCATGACTGGGGAGACTCTCGATAGTCTATTGGCTAGCGTCAAGTATCTGGTAGAAAGCGCCCGCGCTATCGACTGGAGTGACCCAGCGCTGTTCTCCACATCTTGTGATGCGATCCTGTATGGCAATCCATCTGCCAAGTCTTGTCTAGAGATGGCATTACTTGATCTATATACACAAAAGAAATCTATTTCTTTATGGAAATATTTGCACACATTAAATAGTGATGCTCTTACATCGGCGCCGGCCGATCTTCCATTGCTTCGGATGCTAGGCGGTTCGCTAGAAAAAGAGATGGCTGATGCCAAATCATTTCGCGAAGCTGGATTTAAGCATTGGAAAATTAAGATAGGCTCGCTATCACTTGAAGAAGACTTACATCGCGTAAAGCTACTCTCTGAGCTACTCGAAGGTGATGTTATCTCGGTAGATGCTAACGGTGCTATGTCCTTAGATAATGCAATTCGTTTTTGTGAATCCACGCAAGCAAGCAAATTATCTTTTGCAGAACAGCTCATCCATGCAGATTCTCCCTTGGCAGATTTTGTATTGCTCAAGCAGCGCTCGCCAATTCCAATTGGCCTAGATGAGTCTATCCATGGCTCTAATGAAATTGAGGAATTCAGGAAGGCGAATGCGCTTGATGGCGCAAGCCTCAAGTTAATTAAGACGGGCGGAGTATTAGAGGCATGGAAATGCGCGCAGCTCTTGCGAAGCAATAATCTCAAGCTCAATCTTGCCTGCAAAGTAGCCGAAACATCCTTATCAGGTGCTGCAACGGCAGCTGTTGGTTTTGCGATCGGTGAAGCGCCTTGGGGATTTAGCATGTCAAATCAATATCTACGTTTTGATATTTGCGATCAAGCATTAATAGCAAAGCATGGTCATCTTGATGTTCATCAACTGAACAGTACAGGAGTTGGAATTACTCCCAACCTGGATCGCGTTAAAGATACTGTAGCCCAAGCCTATTCCATCATTCAATATTAA
- a CDS encoding NAD(P)/FAD-dependent oxidoreductase — MIRITELRLPIANAPDDLELAILKRLNLSSKDLISFAIFKRSYDARKNVALAFIYTVDLSVRNEAAVLKQFANDTHVRPSPDTSYHFVAKAPETISAGKVLRPVVIGFGPCGIFAALTLAQMGFKPIVLERGKRVRERTQDTWGLWRKNILNPESNVQFGEGGAGTFSDGKLYSQIKDPKFYGRKVIKEFVKAGAPAEIQYVAKPHIGTFRLVGVVEKMRQEIIDLGGEIRFSQKVIGFDIENEQITGVKIEGQPDLQTKHVVLALGHSARDTFKALHDAGVFMEAKPFSVGFRIEHPQSLIDKARLGPHAGNELIGAADYKLVHHAKNGRAVYSFCMCPGGTVVAATSEPNRVVTNGMSQYSRNERNANAGIVVGITPEDYPGGPLAGLEFQRQLESKAFELGGGTYEAPGQLVGDFLEGKASTEFRSVLPSYKPGVHLTDLAQALPAYAIEAIREALPEFEKQIKGFSMKDAVLTGVETRTSSPLRITRGSNFQSLNIKGLYPAGEGAGYAGGILSAGVDGIKVAEAVALDYFS, encoded by the coding sequence ATGATCCGTATCACCGAACTGCGTTTACCCATTGCTAATGCTCCAGATGATCTTGAGCTGGCGATTCTGAAGCGTCTGAATTTATCGTCAAAAGATTTAATTTCTTTTGCAATCTTTAAGCGTAGCTATGATGCGCGTAAGAATGTTGCTCTAGCCTTCATTTATACAGTAGATCTTTCAGTCAGAAATGAAGCAGCGGTACTCAAGCAGTTTGCTAACGACACTCATGTCAGACCATCGCCGGACACTAGTTACCATTTCGTAGCTAAAGCACCTGAAACTATAAGCGCTGGCAAAGTATTGCGACCTGTAGTGATTGGCTTTGGCCCTTGTGGCATCTTTGCTGCTTTGACCTTGGCACAAATGGGATTTAAGCCCATCGTGCTTGAGCGCGGCAAGCGAGTTCGAGAGCGCACTCAAGATACTTGGGGTTTGTGGCGCAAAAATATTTTGAATCCTGAGTCTAATGTCCAGTTTGGTGAGGGTGGTGCTGGAACGTTTTCCGATGGCAAGCTCTATAGTCAAATTAAAGATCCGAAATTCTATGGACGTAAGGTGATTAAGGAGTTTGTTAAAGCAGGTGCACCAGCAGAAATTCAATACGTGGCAAAACCCCATATTGGCACTTTCCGTCTAGTTGGCGTAGTTGAAAAAATGCGTCAAGAAATTATTGATCTGGGTGGTGAAATTCGTTTTTCTCAAAAAGTGATTGGCTTTGATATTGAGAACGAGCAAATTACTGGAGTCAAAATCGAAGGGCAGCCTGATTTGCAGACTAAGCACGTAGTGTTGGCTTTGGGACATAGTGCACGTGATACTTTTAAGGCTCTGCATGATGCAGGCGTGTTCATGGAAGCCAAGCCCTTCTCGGTGGGATTTCGTATTGAGCATCCTCAATCCTTGATTGATAAGGCGCGTTTAGGACCCCATGCAGGTAATGAATTAATTGGCGCTGCAGATTACAAGTTAGTACACCACGCCAAGAACGGACGAGCCGTTTATAGTTTTTGTATGTGCCCCGGTGGAACCGTAGTCGCTGCAACCTCAGAACCCAATCGCGTTGTTACTAATGGGATGAGTCAATATTCTCGTAACGAGCGCAATGCAAATGCTGGCATCGTTGTTGGCATTACTCCAGAAGACTATCCAGGCGGACCGCTTGCTGGACTTGAGTTTCAGCGTCAACTGGAGTCAAAAGCATTTGAGCTTGGTGGCGGTACATATGAGGCTCCAGGGCAATTAGTGGGAGATTTTTTAGAGGGCAAGGCTTCAACTGAGTTTCGAAGCGTATTGCCATCCTATAAGCCAGGTGTTCATTTGACTGACTTGGCACAAGCCTTGCCTGCTTATGCGATTGAAGCTATTCGTGAGGCCTTGCCTGAATTTGAAAAGCAAATCAAAGGTTTTTCAATGAAGGATGCTGTTCTCACGGGCGTTGAGACTAGAACTTCATCACCTTTGCGCATTACTCGAGGATCAAACTTTCAGAGCTTGAATATTAAAGGTCTCTACCCAGCAGGTGAGGGGGCTGGATATGCCGGTGGCATCTTATCTGCTGGAGTAGATGGGATTAAAGTGGCAGAAGCAGTAGCGCTGGACTATTTTTCTTGA